A stretch of the Archangium violaceum genome encodes the following:
- a CDS encoding M1 family metallopeptidase, producing the protein MAHATDDKNFRLPLSIRPRRYEVTLTLDMEAKSFTGQQTIELDLEKPSNEIILHAIALQLGEVTFRAGNGKSVKPTELRPVQASETVVLRFDEPLPQGAGALDVAWTGRFTEGLRGLYAAGKVAATQFEAADARRLFPCFDEPAFKARWALTVRVPPGLTTLANGALVKDEQDGPLRKLTFQETEVLSSYLVALVCGPLVGTPEEKVQGIPVRTWALPEKQHLTRFGQDAALAALPRLQDYFGLPYAFGKVDQVGIPDFEAGAMENAGLITYREIALLLDPATAPLSVQKRVAEVVTHELAHQWFGNWVTMVWWDDLWLNEAFATWMAYKIVDSWKPDWRVWLDFDAGKAAALHLDALRSTHPIRGEVRNAHEAGESFDLITYEKGGAVLRMIEGFLGEEAFREGMRQYMRKHARSNAVADDLWRALANASSQPVLELANAWIGQSGYPLVSVALDGRTVTLSQQRYYSEPGVKSGEHWPVPMVLRYADAGGVREQRVLLREAQAKVTLEGSGEVKWLCANAGSTGFYRVQYDAAALERMSANLAALAPSERISLLADQWALARSGQATVAAFLELAGRFGGEEDDAVLDELVGRLAYVEGRLVEGEEQERFRRWVEKLLGAGLKKLGWDSEPGESDRVKLRRAALVRAVGGVARSPEALAEARPRVERMLNGDKTALEPNLLDVAVGMVARAGDRALYEKILEKMPGEPDPATQRRYLMALTAFEEPALAADAQKLFFTDKVKMQDVASFMMGLMGNRTGRDAWWAETQKRWEDVLGRTGRAPMLLRRVVESMGALRERKQLDEARKLLTTHPVEEAKQATEQTLEKLEQDVALRERALSEVSAWLERQP; encoded by the coding sequence ATGGCGCACGCGACTGACGACAAGAACTTCCGACTTCCCCTCTCCATCCGTCCCCGGCGTTACGAGGTCACCCTGACGCTCGACATGGAAGCCAAGAGCTTCACGGGCCAGCAGACCATCGAGCTCGACCTCGAGAAGCCCTCGAATGAAATCATCCTGCACGCCATCGCGCTGCAGCTCGGCGAGGTGACGTTCCGCGCGGGCAACGGCAAGAGCGTCAAGCCCACGGAGCTGCGGCCGGTGCAGGCGAGCGAGACGGTGGTGCTGCGCTTCGACGAGCCGCTTCCGCAGGGCGCGGGAGCGCTGGACGTGGCGTGGACGGGGCGCTTCACCGAGGGCCTGCGGGGCCTGTACGCGGCGGGCAAGGTGGCGGCCACGCAGTTCGAGGCGGCGGACGCGCGGCGGCTCTTCCCGTGCTTCGACGAGCCGGCCTTCAAGGCACGCTGGGCGCTCACGGTGCGGGTGCCGCCGGGGCTGACGACGCTGGCCAACGGGGCGCTGGTGAAGGACGAGCAGGACGGCCCCCTGCGCAAGCTGACCTTCCAGGAGACGGAGGTGCTCAGCTCGTACCTGGTGGCGCTGGTGTGTGGCCCGCTGGTGGGCACGCCCGAGGAGAAGGTGCAGGGGATTCCGGTGCGCACGTGGGCGCTGCCGGAGAAGCAGCACCTGACGCGCTTCGGCCAGGACGCGGCGCTCGCGGCGCTGCCCCGGCTGCAGGACTACTTCGGGCTGCCCTACGCCTTCGGCAAGGTGGACCAGGTGGGCATCCCCGACTTCGAGGCCGGCGCCATGGAGAACGCGGGCCTCATCACCTACCGCGAAATCGCGCTGCTGTTGGACCCGGCCACGGCGCCGCTGTCGGTGCAGAAGCGGGTGGCCGAGGTGGTGACGCACGAGCTGGCGCACCAGTGGTTCGGCAACTGGGTGACGATGGTGTGGTGGGATGACCTCTGGCTGAACGAGGCCTTCGCCACGTGGATGGCGTACAAGATCGTCGACAGCTGGAAGCCGGACTGGCGGGTGTGGCTGGACTTCGACGCGGGGAAGGCGGCGGCGCTGCACCTGGACGCGCTGCGCTCCACGCACCCCATCCGCGGCGAGGTGCGCAACGCGCACGAGGCGGGCGAGAGCTTCGACCTCATCACCTATGAGAAGGGCGGCGCGGTGTTGCGGATGATCGAAGGCTTCCTCGGCGAGGAGGCCTTCCGCGAGGGCATGCGCCAGTACATGCGCAAGCACGCGCGCTCCAACGCGGTGGCGGACGACCTGTGGAGGGCGCTGGCCAATGCCTCGTCGCAGCCGGTGCTGGAGCTGGCCAACGCGTGGATCGGCCAGAGCGGCTACCCGCTGGTGTCGGTGGCTCTGGACGGGCGGACGGTGACGCTGTCGCAGCAGCGGTACTACTCGGAGCCGGGCGTGAAGAGCGGTGAGCACTGGCCGGTGCCGATGGTGCTGCGGTACGCGGACGCGGGCGGGGTGCGCGAGCAGCGGGTGCTGCTGCGCGAGGCGCAGGCGAAGGTGACGCTGGAGGGCTCGGGCGAGGTGAAGTGGCTGTGCGCGAACGCGGGCTCCACGGGCTTCTACCGGGTGCAGTACGACGCCGCGGCGCTGGAGCGGATGTCGGCGAACCTGGCGGCGCTGGCGCCCTCGGAGCGCATCTCGCTGCTGGCGGACCAGTGGGCGCTGGCGCGCAGCGGACAGGCGACGGTGGCGGCCTTCCTGGAGCTCGCGGGCCGCTTCGGAGGCGAGGAGGACGACGCCGTGCTGGACGAGCTGGTGGGCCGGCTGGCGTACGTGGAGGGCCGGCTGGTGGAGGGTGAGGAGCAGGAGCGCTTCCGCCGGTGGGTGGAGAAGCTGCTGGGGGCGGGGTTGAAGAAGCTGGGCTGGGACTCGGAGCCGGGGGAGTCGGACCGGGTGAAGCTGCGGCGAGCGGCCTTGGTGCGAGCGGTGGGCGGTGTGGCGCGCAGCCCGGAGGCGCTGGCGGAGGCGAGGCCCCGGGTGGAGCGGATGCTGAACGGGGACAAGACGGCGCTGGAGCCGAACCTGCTGGACGTGGCGGTGGGCATGGTGGCGCGAGCGGGAGACCGGGCGCTCTACGAGAAGATTCTGGAGAAGATGCCGGGGGAGCCGGATCCGGCGACGCAGCGGCGCTACCTGATGGCGCTGACGGCCTTCGAGGAGCCGGCGCTGGCGGCGGACGCGCAGAAACTGTTCTTCACGGACAAGGTGAAGATGCAGGACGTGGCGAGCTTCATGATGGGGCTGATGGGCAACCGGACGGGCCGCGACGCGTGGTGGGCGGAGACGCAGAAGCGGTGGGAGGACGTCCTGGGGAGGACGGGACGGGCGCCGATGCTGCTGCGTCGAGTGGTGGAGTCGATGGGAGCGCTGCGCGAGCGCAAGCAACTGGACGAGGCGCGCAAGCTGCTGACGACGCACCCGGTGGAGGAGGCGAAGCAGGCCACGGAGCAGACGCTGGAGAAGCTGGAGCAGGACGTGGCCCTGCGAGAGCGGGCCCTGTCCGAGGTCAGCGCCTGGCTCGAGCGCCAGCCGTGA